A genomic region of Dreissena polymorpha isolate Duluth1 chromosome 4, UMN_Dpol_1.0, whole genome shotgun sequence contains the following coding sequences:
- the LOC127876538 gene encoding E3 ubiquitin-protein ligase TRIM71-like isoform X2 has translation MAEASNGVSLDNSSGKESPNGAAGPYSSSDVSLAPTDEMSIHFSPREPINTLSPRATKPTGKVIPATARGRVAQRSSSLKIPSATKQLEATTDKPRPAALKKEESKEKCDMCDEIKVMKARCLNCQASMCPTCVDHHRKMHICAQHELQNWDRYKSQIAPPPQPPASEAKQKCKIHRDQKLQLYCKVCLLPLCTNCKLTKHEGHKTRDLAEEIAEQRENLPFKLSQMRASFLPLLKQQLKELDDYGSQVSYNVKGTLENIERRTKVMKDEIDRTSTKLMETLKSKEKREGGRIDTRKQALSGFVKNITTALTTGERLIQSGDDFEIMELYQNILSMMKSVNEILKRKPGKTKYTFQDGQLSQSQLATMFGAYVEKGPQVEAQKSAFTRKSRASRATIPSLQMVPEVQPRLLKAFTCKNIPGNKVSAIAPINDKEAWVCFGWTTNEIYLYNKDGFRRNRLLFRHPVDDIAVDHDGNLLVSSFTGNIVRMVDKKLQIRDFFQCPLRCRGLAVSSVGEIIVCGVDMCTAMPPPSKCTIFKFTARGNKTGHLDGDKAKHIPTHPYRVAENIDGSLVVSDWVNDKEGRVVIFSPDGKVRMVYYGTNNEKRHFLPYGICTDKFGHIIVGDIMSQEVHLLDIKGHFICVLLSRDDLDNERPYSVAVDHMGTLWVGNERAEIKIFRYLVNQSHIV, from the exons ATGGCCGAAGCAAGTAACGGTGTTTCACTTGATAATAGTTCCGGTAAGGAGTCACCAAACGGGGCCGCAGGCCCCTACTCTTCGTCTGACGTCAGCCTGGCGCCGACGGACGAGATGAGCATCCACTTCTCCCCGCGGGAACCAATCAACACCCTGTCACCAAGGGCAACGAAACCGACGGGGAAGGTCATACCGGCGACGGCGCGTGGTCGGGTCGCTCAACGATCCTCCTCCCTGAAGATTCCGTCGGCTACCAAGCAACTCGAGGCAACCACTGATAAGCCACGCCCTGCGGCACTAAAGAAGGAAGAGAGTAAGGAAAAATGTGACATGTGCGACGAAATAAAAGTGATGAAAGCAAg GTGTCTTAATTGTCAGGCTAGTATGTGCCCTACGTGCGTCGACCACCATCGTAAGATGCACATATGCGCCCAACACGAACTTCAGAACTGGGACAGGTACAAGTCGCAGATAGCGCCCCCACCTCAGCCGCCAGCCTCGGAGGCTAAGCAGAAGTGCAAAATCCACAGAGACCAGAAACTACAGCTGTACTGCAAGGTGTGCCTGCTTCCGCTGTGCACCAACTGCAAGCTGACGAAGCACGAGGGCCACAAAACACGTGACCTGGCGGAGGAGATCGCCGAGCAGCGGGAGAACCTGCCGTTCAAGCTGAGCCAGATGCGGGCGAGCTTCCTGCCGCTACTGAAGCAGCAACTGAAGGAACTGGACGACTATGGGTCTCAGGTCTCGTACAACGTCAAGGGAACGCTGGAGAACATTGAGAGACGCACGAAGGTGATGAAAGACGAAATAGACAGGACGAGTACCAAGCTGATGGAAACGCTGAAGTCGAAAGAGAAGCGCGAAGGGGGGAGAATTGACACGAGAAAGCAGGCACTAAGTGGTTTTGTGAAAAATATCACGACTGCTCTCACAACCGGTGAGCGGCTGATACAATCCGGCGACGATTTTGAAATTATGGAGCTGTATCAGAATATACTGTCCATGATGAAGAGCGTAAATGAAATCCTGAAGCGAAAACCCGGGAAGACGAAGTACACGTTTCAAGACGGACAGCTGAGTCAGTCTCAACTTGCAACGATGTTCGGGGCGTATGTTGAAAAGGGTCCTCAAGTGGAAGCCCAAAAATCTGCTTTTACGCGCAAAAGTCGAGCATCACGGGCGACGATTCCCTCTCTCCAAATGGTACCGGAAGTTCAGCCGAGACTGCTTAAAGCGTTCACATGCAAGAATATCCCCGGGAATAAGGTGAGCGCGATAGCTCCCATCAACGACAAGGAGGCATGGGTTTGCTTCGGCTGGACGACAAACGAGATTTATCTGTACAACAAGGACGGATTCCGCCGGAACCGGCTGCTTTTTAGGCACCCCGTCGACGACATAGCCGTCGACCACGACGGGAACCTCCTCGTGTCTTCCTTTACCGGAAACATCGTCCGAATGGTTGACAAGAAGCTGCAAATACGAGACTTCTTCCAATGCCCGCTACGCTGTCGCGGCCTGGCCGTATCCTCCGTCGGCGAGATCATTGTGTGCGGCGTGGACATGTGCACCGCGATGCCGCCGCCGTCGAAATGCACAATATTCAAGTTCACCGCCCGCGGAAACAAGACGGGACACCTAGACGGCGATAAGGCGAAACATATCCCGACGCATCCGTACCGAGTGGCGGAAAACATTGACGGATCTCTCGTCGTGTCCGACTGGGTGAACGACAAGGAGGGGCGCGTCGTCATCTTCTCGCCCGACGGCAAGGTGCGCATGGTGTACTACGGTACCAACAACGAGaaacgtcatttcctgccgtatGGTATCTGCACGGACAAGTTTGGCCACATTATCGTAGGCGATATAATGAGTCAGGAGGTACACCTGCTAGATATCAAGG GTCACTTCATCTGTGTCCTGCTCTCGCGCGATGACCTTGACAACGAGCGTCCCTACTCCGTGGCCGTGGACCACATGGGTACGCTATGGGTGGGGAACGAACGCGCCGAAATCAAGATCTTCCGCTACCTTGTCAACCAGTCGCATATTGTGTAA
- the LOC127876538 gene encoding E3 ubiquitin-protein ligase TRIM71-like isoform X1 produces the protein MAEASNGVSLDNSSGKESPNGAAGPYSSSDVSLAPTDEMSIHFSPREPINTLSPRATKPTGKVIPATARGRVAQRSSSLKIPSATKQLEATTDKPRPAALKKEESKEKCDMCDEIKVMKARCLNCQASMCPTCVDHHRKMHICAQHELQNWDRYKSQIAPPPQPPASEAKQKCKIHRDQKLQLYCKVCLLPLCTNCKLTKHEGHKTRDLAEEIAEQRENLPFKLSQMRASFLPLLKQQLKELDDYGSQVSYNVKGTLENIERRTKVMKDEIDRTSTKLMETLKSKEKREGGRIDTRKQALSGFVKNITTALTTGERLIQSGDDFEIMELYQNILSMMKSVNEILKRKPGKTKYTFQDGQLSQSQLATMFGAYVEKGPQVEAQKSAFTRKSRASRATIPSLQMVPEVQPRLLKAFTCKNIPGNKVSAIAPINDKEAWVCFGWTTNEIYLYNKDGFRRNRLLFRHPVDDIAVDHDGNLLVSSFTGNIVRMVDKKLQIRDFFQCPLRCRGLAVSSVGEIIVCGVDMCTAMPPPSKCTIFKFTARGNKTGHLDGDKAKHIPTHPYRVAENIDGSLVVSDWVNDKEGRVVIFSPDGKVRMVYYGTNNEKRHFLPYGICTDKFGHIIVGDIMSQEVHLLDIKGHFICVLLSRDDLDNERPYSVAVDHMGTLWVGNERAEIKIFRYLVNQSHIVGPFPLVPETDWENEVELSPREFRWRYPGGVRTKWNTYEKKKPKNRVYHDVPDLWKWKLNEY, from the exons ATGGCCGAAGCAAGTAACGGTGTTTCACTTGATAATAGTTCCGGTAAGGAGTCACCAAACGGGGCCGCAGGCCCCTACTCTTCGTCTGACGTCAGCCTGGCGCCGACGGACGAGATGAGCATCCACTTCTCCCCGCGGGAACCAATCAACACCCTGTCACCAAGGGCAACGAAACCGACGGGGAAGGTCATACCGGCGACGGCGCGTGGTCGGGTCGCTCAACGATCCTCCTCCCTGAAGATTCCGTCGGCTACCAAGCAACTCGAGGCAACCACTGATAAGCCACGCCCTGCGGCACTAAAGAAGGAAGAGAGTAAGGAAAAATGTGACATGTGCGACGAAATAAAAGTGATGAAAGCAAg GTGTCTTAATTGTCAGGCTAGTATGTGCCCTACGTGCGTCGACCACCATCGTAAGATGCACATATGCGCCCAACACGAACTTCAGAACTGGGACAGGTACAAGTCGCAGATAGCGCCCCCACCTCAGCCGCCAGCCTCGGAGGCTAAGCAGAAGTGCAAAATCCACAGAGACCAGAAACTACAGCTGTACTGCAAGGTGTGCCTGCTTCCGCTGTGCACCAACTGCAAGCTGACGAAGCACGAGGGCCACAAAACACGTGACCTGGCGGAGGAGATCGCCGAGCAGCGGGAGAACCTGCCGTTCAAGCTGAGCCAGATGCGGGCGAGCTTCCTGCCGCTACTGAAGCAGCAACTGAAGGAACTGGACGACTATGGGTCTCAGGTCTCGTACAACGTCAAGGGAACGCTGGAGAACATTGAGAGACGCACGAAGGTGATGAAAGACGAAATAGACAGGACGAGTACCAAGCTGATGGAAACGCTGAAGTCGAAAGAGAAGCGCGAAGGGGGGAGAATTGACACGAGAAAGCAGGCACTAAGTGGTTTTGTGAAAAATATCACGACTGCTCTCACAACCGGTGAGCGGCTGATACAATCCGGCGACGATTTTGAAATTATGGAGCTGTATCAGAATATACTGTCCATGATGAAGAGCGTAAATGAAATCCTGAAGCGAAAACCCGGGAAGACGAAGTACACGTTTCAAGACGGACAGCTGAGTCAGTCTCAACTTGCAACGATGTTCGGGGCGTATGTTGAAAAGGGTCCTCAAGTGGAAGCCCAAAAATCTGCTTTTACGCGCAAAAGTCGAGCATCACGGGCGACGATTCCCTCTCTCCAAATGGTACCGGAAGTTCAGCCGAGACTGCTTAAAGCGTTCACATGCAAGAATATCCCCGGGAATAAGGTGAGCGCGATAGCTCCCATCAACGACAAGGAGGCATGGGTTTGCTTCGGCTGGACGACAAACGAGATTTATCTGTACAACAAGGACGGATTCCGCCGGAACCGGCTGCTTTTTAGGCACCCCGTCGACGACATAGCCGTCGACCACGACGGGAACCTCCTCGTGTCTTCCTTTACCGGAAACATCGTCCGAATGGTTGACAAGAAGCTGCAAATACGAGACTTCTTCCAATGCCCGCTACGCTGTCGCGGCCTGGCCGTATCCTCCGTCGGCGAGATCATTGTGTGCGGCGTGGACATGTGCACCGCGATGCCGCCGCCGTCGAAATGCACAATATTCAAGTTCACCGCCCGCGGAAACAAGACGGGACACCTAGACGGCGATAAGGCGAAACATATCCCGACGCATCCGTACCGAGTGGCGGAAAACATTGACGGATCTCTCGTCGTGTCCGACTGGGTGAACGACAAGGAGGGGCGCGTCGTCATCTTCTCGCCCGACGGCAAGGTGCGCATGGTGTACTACGGTACCAACAACGAGaaacgtcatttcctgccgtatGGTATCTGCACGGACAAGTTTGGCCACATTATCGTAGGCGATATAATGAGTCAGGAGGTACACCTGCTAGATATCAAGG GTCACTTCATCTGTGTCCTGCTCTCGCGCGATGACCTTGACAACGAGCGTCCCTACTCCGTGGCCGTGGACCACATGGGTACGCTATGGGTGGGGAACGAACGCGCCGAAATCAAGATCTTCCGCTACCTTGTCAACCAGTCGCATATTGT GGGTCCGTTTCCACTGGTACCGGAAACGGACTGGGAGAACGAAGTGGAGTTGTCTCCCCGGGAATTCCGGTGGCGCTACCCAGGTGGCGTACGCACCAAGTGGAACACGTATGAGAAAAAGAAGCCCAAGAATCGAGTATACCATGATGTACCTGACTTATGgaaatggaaactaaatgaatattga